From a region of the Methanolinea sp. genome:
- a CDS encoding thermosome subunit, which yields MLGGQPIIILRENVERNRGLEAQRSNIAAAKAIASAVRTTLGPRGMDKMLVSGTGDVTITNDGATILSEISVQHPGAKMVIEVARAQDEEVGDGTTTAVVLVGSLMEQAERLIVQKIHPTLIAQGYRMGMHKALEILDELAVTIDPYDRGNLVRIADTAMTGKSIESVKSKLNGIVVDAVMTIAEKKDGAIVADEDNVLIKKQRGDTMDDAELVRGVVLDKTRFSEEMPRKVRNAKVALVATQMEIKKTQVKAKIRISSRDQISAFSTQEREALKKLADAVIDSGANVLLCQKSIADAVGYYLAKGGVLAVEDVPEKDMKFAALALNAEIVNKPEDLTEKSLGIAEIVEQPDDIEIVKISGCRNPKAVTILLRGSTEYLLDELERAVVDGTRVVMDAMEDGKMLAGGGSVETELLMKIRDFAATVGGRVQLAIEAYAASFEVIPQTLAENSGFNPLDKLVELKSAHAKGKKYAGLNVYNGKIIDMLKEGVVEPHRSKRQSIQSSAEAAILLMRVDDMMITQQKEPAGAPPS from the coding sequence ATGCTTGGAGGACAACCAATTATTATTCTCAGGGAGAATGTGGAGCGGAACCGCGGGCTTGAAGCCCAGCGCTCCAACATTGCTGCCGCAAAAGCTATTGCCAGCGCGGTGAGAACCACCCTCGGCCCCCGGGGGATGGACAAGATGCTCGTCTCCGGGACCGGCGATGTTACCATCACCAACGACGGTGCAACAATCCTGTCCGAGATCTCGGTCCAGCACCCCGGTGCAAAGATGGTCATCGAGGTTGCCAGGGCTCAGGACGAGGAGGTTGGCGACGGCACGACAACTGCCGTCGTGCTGGTAGGATCGCTAATGGAACAGGCCGAGCGTCTCATAGTCCAGAAGATCCACCCCACCCTCATCGCCCAGGGATACCGCATGGGTATGCACAAGGCACTCGAGATCCTCGATGAACTCGCCGTGACCATCGATCCGTATGACCGGGGAAATCTCGTCAGGATCGCCGATACCGCCATGACCGGCAAGTCGATCGAATCGGTCAAGAGCAAGCTTAACGGCATCGTTGTCGATGCGGTCATGACCATTGCAGAAAAGAAGGACGGGGCCATCGTTGCCGATGAGGATAACGTCCTGATCAAGAAGCAGCGAGGAGACACGATGGACGACGCCGAGCTCGTACGCGGCGTGGTGCTGGACAAGACCCGGTTCTCTGAAGAGATGCCCCGGAAGGTCAGGAACGCAAAGGTTGCGCTGGTTGCGACCCAGATGGAGATCAAGAAAACCCAGGTCAAGGCAAAGATACGGATCAGCAGCCGCGACCAGATCAGCGCATTCTCCACCCAGGAGCGGGAAGCCCTCAAGAAACTGGCCGATGCGGTCATCGACAGCGGTGCCAACGTGCTGCTCTGCCAGAAGAGCATCGCCGATGCAGTCGGCTATTACCTCGCAAAGGGAGGGGTGCTGGCTGTCGAAGATGTACCTGAAAAGGACATGAAGTTCGCAGCCCTGGCACTGAATGCCGAGATCGTGAACAAGCCCGAGGACCTGACCGAAAAGAGCCTCGGAATTGCGGAGATCGTTGAGCAGCCTGATGATATCGAGATCGTGAAGATATCCGGGTGCCGGAACCCCAAGGCGGTCACCATCCTGCTCCGGGGCTCGACCGAGTATCTCCTCGATGAGCTTGAACGGGCGGTTGTCGATGGCACCCGTGTCGTCATGGATGCCATGGAAGACGGGAAGATGCTGGCCGGGGGCGGATCGGTTGAGACCGAGCTCCTGATGAAGATCCGTGACTTTGCAGCAACGGTCGGCGGAAGGGTGCAGCTTGCCATCGAGGCCTACGCCGCTTCCTTCGAGGTCATTCCCCAGACCCTTGCCGAGAACTCGGGGTTCAATCCTCTCGACAAGCTGGTCGAGCTGAAAAGTGCCCACGCAAAGGGGAAGAAGTATGCCGGGCTCAATGTCTACAACGGGAAGATCATCGATATGCTCAAAGAGGGAGTGGTCGAGCCTCACCGGTCCAAGCGCCAGTCCATCCAGAGCTCTGCAGAAGCAGCCATCCTACTAATGCGGGTGGACGATATGATGATCACCCAGCAGAAAGAGCCGGCAGGTGCCCCGCCCTCCTAA
- a CDS encoding orotate phosphoribosyltransferase-like protein, which yields MSSLDELIQRARALLSDGHSPGQIADELSLSVETVTWLLTQQKGGVTPKDVGIDWTAVSSKGPLLDDLAMMMLKLYYSAASSEPKGEAPPELFPSAIVGIAISGIPIATLIAVAEDVALAIYHPAKQSTRDPPVGSISGNFAQISGERCIIVDDVITSGTTMHEVVRYVRKHGGNPIAVLVLFDKRGIRDIDGVPVYSLFRISRID from the coding sequence ATGTCTTCGCTTGACGAGCTGATCCAGCGAGCACGGGCACTTCTTTCAGATGGCCACAGCCCCGGGCAGATTGCCGACGAGCTGAGCCTCTCCGTAGAGACCGTCACCTGGCTCCTGACCCAGCAGAAGGGTGGTGTAACCCCGAAGGATGTCGGTATCGACTGGACTGCCGTGAGCAGCAAGGGCCCGCTGCTCGATGACCTGGCCATGATGATGCTGAAACTCTATTACTCGGCTGCCAGCAGCGAGCCGAAGGGTGAAGCCCCGCCCGAACTGTTCCCCAGTGCTATCGTGGGGATCGCGATCTCGGGGATCCCGATTGCCACCCTCATCGCTGTTGCCGAAGACGTGGCGCTCGCCATATACCACCCTGCAAAACAGAGCACTAGAGATCCTCCGGTCGGTTCGATCAGCGGCAATTTTGCCCAGATTTCAGGGGAACGGTGCATTATCGTTGATGACGTGATCACTTCAGGGACAACCATGCACGAGGTTGTCCGGTATGTCCGCAAGCACGGTGGAAACCCGATCGCAGTCCTGGTTCTCTTTGACAAGCGCGGCATCAGGGATATTGACGGCGTGCCGGTATACTCGCTCTTCAGGATTTCCCGTATCGACTGA
- a CDS encoding nucleotide-binding protein — MRAVLDASAFFSAIALSGELYTTPHVVAELKDLRSRVRLDLLCESGLTVREPGREAQARVRDVAGRIGEGEALSETDQGVLALALELGAEVVTDDYALQNAAYRMGVPVIPIHQKGARRITWQYRCTGCGRPYEGPGECPVCGAAIKRRIK, encoded by the coding sequence ATGAGGGCGGTACTCGATGCTTCAGCCTTCTTCTCGGCAATCGCGCTGTCCGGCGAGCTTTATACCACCCCCCATGTTGTTGCCGAGCTGAAGGACCTGCGTTCAAGGGTCCGTCTCGACCTGCTCTGCGAATCGGGCCTCACGGTCCGGGAACCGGGGCGGGAAGCGCAGGCCAGGGTCAGGGATGTTGCCGGACGGATCGGAGAAGGAGAAGCGTTATCAGAGACTGATCAGGGCGTCCTTGCCCTCGCCCTCGAGCTCGGGGCGGAAGTCGTCACTGATGACTACGCCCTCCAGAACGCAGCATACCGGATGGGTGTCCCGGTCATCCCCATCCACCAGAAGGGAGCACGGCGCATCACCTGGCAGTACCGGTGCACCGGGTGCGGGAGACCGTACGAAGGGCCCGGAGAGTGCCCGGTGTGCGGGGCTGCAATTAAAAGAAGAATTAAATAG
- a CDS encoding RNA 3'-terminal phosphate cyclase, whose protein sequence is MLRIDGSQLEGGGQIVRAAVALSAVTGTPVEVVSIRKKRPRPGLANQHCAAVRAVALACEARVTGNVPGSARLSFIPGPIVCSDISVDVGTAGSIPLVLQAWLPVALEKGGSLQVQGGTEVQFSPTIDYFTEVFLPVLGPAGTGVQVDILRRGYYPTGGGVVRITVEPAAIPRITASGVENRGIRSCSSGLPGHVADRQAASARDFLVKETGREYPVSISRFPGPGTGSSCTAWNGAKGSCALGRRGLAAERVGDTAAAGLVAELRSGGDVDLHLSDQLLLYLARGGGSYTAPEFTLHARTMCWLLSLFGLPVEVRKNYLVEFRR, encoded by the coding sequence ATGCTTCGCATCGATGGATCGCAGCTGGAAGGGGGCGGCCAGATCGTCCGGGCGGCTGTCGCCCTCTCCGCGGTCACCGGGACCCCTGTCGAAGTGGTCTCCATCAGGAAGAAGCGGCCCCGCCCGGGCCTTGCCAACCAGCACTGTGCCGCAGTCAGGGCCGTAGCCCTGGCATGTGAGGCCCGTGTCACGGGCAATGTCCCAGGGAGCGCCCGGCTCTCCTTCATTCCCGGCCCCATCGTGTGCAGCGATATATCGGTTGATGTCGGCACGGCCGGGAGCATCCCGCTGGTCCTCCAGGCCTGGCTTCCCGTGGCACTCGAAAAAGGGGGCTCTCTCCAGGTGCAGGGCGGAACGGAAGTGCAGTTCAGCCCCACCATCGATTATTTCACCGAAGTGTTCCTCCCGGTGCTCGGGCCGGCCGGGACCGGCGTGCAGGTCGACATCCTCCGCAGGGGATATTATCCAACAGGCGGAGGGGTCGTCCGTATAACAGTCGAACCGGCTGCCATTCCGCGGATAACTGCCAGCGGGGTGGAAAATCGGGGCATCAGGTCCTGCTCATCCGGGCTGCCAGGGCATGTGGCTGACCGCCAGGCGGCCAGCGCCCGGGACTTCCTCGTGAAAGAGACCGGCAGGGAGTACCCGGTGAGCATCAGCCGCTTCCCGGGCCCGGGAACCGGGAGCTCCTGCACGGCCTGGAACGGTGCGAAAGGGTCCTGTGCCCTTGGAAGGAGGGGGCTTGCGGCAGAGAGGGTTGGGGACACAGCGGCGGCGGGACTGGTGGCAGAGCTCCGGTCCGGTGGAGATGTCGATCTGCACCTGAGCGACCAGCTCCTGCTGTACCTTGCCCGTGGCGGGGGATCCTATACCGCTCCGGAGTTCACCCTCCATGCCCGTACCATGTGCTGGCTCCTCTCCCTGTTCGGGTTGCCTGTAGAAGTCAGGAAGAACTACCTGGTGGAGTTCCGGCGATGA
- a CDS encoding ribose-phosphate diphosphokinase, translated as MKVISTEYSQVLAARIAREGGWDLVDVKFSRFPDGEHYLRAGWIDDEILVVGSVVDSDSLVQLLLLIDACSGSPPILLLPYMGYARQDKQFHPGEPLSARAVARALSSAVSRIYTINIHDPAVLRHFTVPVENLSLAPEIGAYLGRCGYTDPLILAPDGGAVPFAATVAAVGDWDCDHLEKTRISGDEVRIEPKRLPVEGREVVIVDDIISTGGTIATAAGLLSAQGALNVTAACVHGVFAGGAYARLVASGVSQVAASDTIEQACSAYSAAGTVVSGTR; from the coding sequence ATGAAAGTTATCAGCACCGAGTATTCGCAGGTCCTGGCAGCCCGTATCGCCCGCGAAGGCGGTTGGGACCTCGTAGACGTGAAATTTTCACGGTTTCCTGACGGCGAACACTATCTGCGGGCCGGATGGATAGACGATGAGATCCTGGTCGTGGGAAGCGTGGTGGACAGCGATTCGCTCGTCCAGCTCCTCCTGCTCATCGATGCCTGCTCCGGTTCCCCGCCCATCCTGCTCCTCCCGTACATGGGGTATGCCCGGCAGGACAAGCAGTTCCATCCCGGCGAGCCGCTCTCGGCACGGGCCGTGGCACGGGCACTCTCATCGGCAGTATCCCGAATCTATACAATAAATATCCACGATCCGGCAGTGCTGCGCCATTTTACCGTTCCTGTCGAGAACCTGTCTCTCGCCCCTGAGATCGGTGCGTATCTTGGCCGCTGCGGGTATACCGACCCCCTCATCCTCGCCCCGGATGGCGGGGCCGTGCCGTTCGCAGCAACGGTCGCCGCCGTTGGAGACTGGGACTGCGACCACCTTGAGAAGACCCGCATTTCAGGAGACGAGGTGAGGATCGAGCCAAAGCGCCTCCCTGTTGAAGGGAGAGAGGTGGTCATCGTTGACGATATCATTTCAACGGGCGGGACCATTGCCACGGCAGCCGGGCTCCTGTCGGCCCAGGGGGCACTGAATGTTACGGCAGCCTGCGTCCACGGTGTCTTTGCCGGCGGGGCATATGCCCGGTTGGTCGCATCAGGGGTTTCCCAGGTCGCTGCCAGTGATACGATCGAACAGGCCTGCAGCGCTTATTCAGCGGCAGGGACCGTGGTGAGCGGAACCCGGTGA
- the lonB gene encoding ATP-dependent protease LonB, with protein sequence MEDVESGQESQEELFSLDIHEESSSEIDVPQSLIDQVIGQEHAVEVIRKAAIQRRHVMMIGSPGTGKSMLAKAMAELLPKEDMQDILVYPNSDDPNNPIVRTVPAGRGKQIVTAHKAEARKKIQLRNTLLMLLIFAIVGYSFITYQWLMGIIAAAFVFMAMRYATPREEAMVPKLLVTNDATATAPFLDATGSHAGALLGDVRHDPFQSGGLETPSHDRVEAGAIHRAHRGVLFIDEINTLTPHSQQNLLTALQEGEFPITGQSERSSGAMVRTEPVPCRFIMIAAGNLDAIQGMHPALRSRIRGYGYEVYMGESMPDTPENREKFIRFIAQEIKNDGKIPHFDKTAMEEIIREARRRSNRKGHLTLKLRDMGGLIRVAGDLARQQGADVTTADHVIAAKKTARSIEDQVSDEYIGRSREYELTVIEGTRVGRVNGLAVMGSDSGSVLPIMAEVTTAQGASGTVIATGMLKEIAQESIKNVSAILKKFTGKDIRDMDVHIQFIGTYGGVEGDSASISVATAVISAIESIPVRQDIAMTGSLSVRGDVLPVGGVTYKIEAAAKAGISTVLIPAANLDDVLIEERYREKVKVIPVDNIEEVLKIALVPENREGFLNKLRRVAISTSGKLIEGSGFSPSAV encoded by the coding sequence ATGGAAGACGTGGAATCCGGTCAAGAGAGCCAGGAGGAACTTTTTTCCCTGGACATCCATGAGGAGAGCTCATCCGAGATCGACGTCCCCCAAAGCCTCATCGACCAGGTGATCGGGCAGGAACACGCAGTCGAAGTCATCAGGAAAGCCGCTATCCAGAGGCGGCACGTGATGATGATCGGGAGCCCGGGGACCGGCAAGTCGATGCTGGCCAAGGCGATGGCCGAGCTGCTGCCCAAGGAGGACATGCAGGATATCCTGGTCTACCCCAACTCGGACGACCCGAACAACCCCATCGTCAGGACAGTCCCGGCCGGGCGGGGCAAGCAGATCGTCACCGCCCACAAGGCTGAGGCCCGCAAGAAGATACAGCTCAGGAACACTCTGCTAATGCTCCTGATCTTTGCTATCGTGGGCTATTCGTTCATAACCTACCAGTGGTTAATGGGCATCATCGCCGCTGCATTCGTCTTCATGGCTATGCGGTATGCGACCCCACGCGAGGAGGCCATGGTCCCGAAGCTCCTGGTGACCAACGATGCCACCGCCACTGCCCCCTTCCTCGATGCCACCGGTTCGCATGCAGGAGCGCTTCTTGGAGATGTCCGCCACGACCCCTTCCAGAGCGGCGGGCTCGAGACACCGAGCCATGACCGGGTCGAGGCCGGGGCTATCCACCGGGCGCACAGGGGAGTGCTGTTCATCGACGAGATCAACACCCTAACCCCTCACTCCCAGCAGAACCTGCTCACCGCACTCCAGGAAGGCGAATTCCCCATTACCGGCCAGAGCGAGCGGTCGAGCGGGGCGATGGTGCGGACCGAACCGGTCCCCTGCAGGTTCATCATGATTGCGGCCGGCAACCTTGACGCCATCCAGGGAATGCATCCCGCGCTCCGGTCCCGGATCCGGGGATACGGCTACGAGGTCTATATGGGTGAAAGTATGCCCGATACCCCCGAGAACCGCGAGAAGTTCATCAGGTTCATCGCCCAGGAGATAAAAAACGACGGAAAGATCCCCCACTTCGATAAAACCGCCATGGAAGAGATCATCAGGGAGGCTCGCCGTCGGTCCAACCGGAAGGGTCACCTGACCCTCAAGCTCCGGGACATGGGTGGCCTGATCCGGGTCGCGGGCGACCTCGCACGCCAGCAGGGGGCGGATGTCACCACCGCCGATCATGTGATCGCGGCAAAGAAGACTGCCCGATCTATCGAGGACCAGGTCTCCGACGAATATATCGGGAGGAGCCGCGAGTACGAGCTGACTGTCATCGAGGGGACCCGCGTGGGAAGGGTCAACGGCCTTGCGGTCATGGGCAGCGATTCGGGATCCGTGCTCCCGATCATGGCCGAGGTGACCACTGCGCAGGGAGCGAGCGGCACGGTCATCGCCACCGGTATGCTGAAGGAGATCGCCCAGGAATCGATCAAGAACGTCTCGGCCATCCTGAAAAAGTTCACCGGCAAGGATATCCGCGATATGGATGTCCACATCCAGTTCATCGGGACGTACGGCGGAGTGGAAGGCGATTCGGCATCCATTTCGGTGGCGACGGCAGTCATCAGCGCCATAGAATCGATCCCGGTGCGGCAGGATATTGCCATGACCGGGTCGCTCTCGGTCAGGGGCGATGTGCTCCCGGTCGGCGGGGTTACCTACAAGATCGAGGCCGCAGCAAAGGCGGGGATATCCACGGTGCTGATCCCGGCAGCCAACCTCGATGATGTCCTCATCGAAGAACGATACCGGGAGAAGGTGAAGGTCATCCCGGTTGACAATATCGAGGAGGTGCTCAAGATCGCTCTCGTCCCGGAGAACCGCGAAGGTTTCCTGAACAAGCTCCGCAGGGTGGCGATTTCAACCTCCGGAAAACTCATCGAAGGTTCCGGTTTCTCCCCCTCTGCAGTCTGA
- a CDS encoding TldD/PmbA family protein — MPGVRYYDIRHVQGQVTHIDIDNGVCESAASSFFDHAVIRALSRQGWGILTVDDFQEVRRNEIGSLVDRAASIAAICEEDISLSQPVRGSHEVPRMAEDPRDVSLAEKAGILLELERSARIPGIQNTRINYIERFEKTRFCDSTGYENEFETCRSGFGVLVVAARNGTLQMGYERRHTIRGLNIRHQQELARSAAERAILLLDARPARGGTMRAVLDPELAGVFAHEAVGHASEADLVQEGSSVLAGKIGERIGTAAVTIVDDPSLPEFGFEPFDAEGSATGRTEIIRQGILSNYLHSRETLAAVGNGQAGHARAAAGEPPLVRMSNTYFEAGESTREEILAECRHGILLKGSRGGQVDPGRGVFQFNAEYGYLIEDGDCTTMVRDVSLSGEILKTLFSICLCGNEVKMHQGFCGKGGQSVPVSDGAPYLLLDGAVVGGSGDS, encoded by the coding sequence ATGCCCGGTGTCCGGTACTACGATATCCGCCACGTGCAGGGCCAGGTAACCCACATCGATATCGACAACGGCGTGTGCGAATCCGCAGCCAGCTCGTTTTTCGATCATGCTGTAATCCGTGCACTCTCGCGGCAGGGATGGGGGATCCTCACCGTCGACGACTTCCAGGAGGTTCGCAGGAACGAAATCGGCTCCCTGGTTGACCGGGCAGCATCCATCGCCGCCATCTGCGAGGAGGACATATCCCTCTCCCAGCCGGTGCGTGGGAGTCATGAAGTGCCCCGGATGGCCGAGGATCCCCGCGATGTCAGTCTCGCAGAGAAGGCCGGGATCCTCCTTGAACTCGAGCGGTCGGCACGGATCCCCGGGATCCAGAATACCCGGATCAATTACATCGAGCGGTTCGAGAAAACCCGGTTCTGCGACAGCACCGGTTATGAGAACGAGTTCGAGACCTGCCGGAGCGGGTTTGGCGTCCTTGTCGTTGCAGCGCGAAACGGCACCCTCCAGATGGGATACGAGCGGCGGCACACCATCAGGGGGCTCAATATCCGGCACCAGCAGGAACTGGCCCGTTCTGCGGCGGAGCGAGCGATCTTGCTGCTGGACGCACGGCCTGCCCGCGGCGGGACCATGCGGGCGGTGCTTGATCCCGAGCTGGCCGGGGTCTTTGCCCATGAGGCGGTAGGCCATGCCAGCGAGGCGGACCTCGTCCAGGAAGGTAGTTCGGTGCTCGCCGGAAAGATCGGCGAGCGGATCGGGACCGCTGCAGTGACCATCGTGGACGATCCATCCCTTCCCGAGTTCGGCTTTGAGCCGTTCGATGCCGAGGGATCGGCTACCGGCCGGACGGAGATTATCCGGCAGGGGATACTCTCGAACTACCTCCACTCCAGGGAGACGCTTGCCGCGGTCGGCAACGGCCAGGCCGGCCATGCCCGGGCAGCAGCAGGGGAGCCCCCGCTGGTCAGGATGAGCAATACTTATTTCGAGGCCGGGGAGAGCACCAGGGAGGAAATTCTCGCCGAATGCAGGCATGGAATTCTCCTGAAGGGGTCCAGGGGAGGCCAGGTCGACCCGGGGCGGGGCGTGTTCCAGTTCAATGCGGAATACGGGTACCTCATCGAGGATGGTGATTGCACGACCATGGTGCGGGACGTCTCGCTTTCCGGTGAGATCCTCAAGACACTCTTCTCGATATGCCTCTGTGGAAACGAGGTGAAGATGCACCAGGGATTCTGCGGCAAGGGAGGGCAGAGCGTTCCGGTAAGCGACGGTGCACCCTATCTTCTCCTTGACGGTGCTGTGGTGGGCGGCAGTGGAGATTCTTGA
- a CDS encoding TldD/PmbA family protein — translation MLWWAAVEILDDVLRTGSRSADEIEVYLVEGQSVSAELKREVVSRSIESRHVSLSIRTISGGKIGTSSTSNPADWQRCLEAALASGRLATPQAWNGLPEPQSLGGPDLSYDPAVRPGPVAVQGMLEAMVEGAMCHPVQVTSGGATMSTGTVAIANSHGTWYSRNQSLVSASLETIRKNSTGYEFETSCSPDFDPASIGDRAGFLAASSVNGSDIPTGTYDIVLSPLAAAQLISAVLVPALSGRNVHAGRSRLAGLIGTPVADPAISVYDDPLLPGRPGSTRWDAEATPTRRVPFITDGTLREFAYDLKTAYRHGTESTGSAVRSGSGGLPAIGHHNMVIAGPETALMDEPAIFIQDVVGAHTANPLSGDFSVELTNPFRVKDGTFEAPVRKAMLSGNVFDLLTSVAGLGQDRRNIGSLVLPSIRLNDQHIIGG, via the coding sequence GTGCTGTGGTGGGCGGCAGTGGAGATTCTTGACGATGTTCTGAGAACCGGCAGCAGGTCTGCCGATGAGATCGAAGTCTATCTCGTGGAAGGGCAGTCAGTCTCTGCAGAGCTGAAGCGGGAAGTGGTGAGCAGGTCCATCGAATCCCGGCACGTCAGCCTCTCCATCCGGACCATTAGCGGAGGAAAGATCGGTACCTCGTCAACCAGCAACCCGGCCGATTGGCAAAGGTGCCTTGAGGCGGCACTTGCCAGCGGGAGGCTTGCTACCCCGCAGGCATGGAACGGCCTGCCTGAGCCGCAGTCGCTCGGGGGCCCCGATCTCTCGTATGACCCTGCCGTCAGGCCCGGGCCTGTCGCCGTGCAGGGGATGCTCGAGGCAATGGTGGAAGGTGCCATGTGCCACCCGGTCCAGGTCACATCGGGCGGAGCCACGATGTCCACGGGAACGGTGGCCATCGCCAACAGCCACGGGACATGGTATTCCCGGAACCAGAGCCTGGTATCCGCATCGCTCGAGACCATCCGGAAGAATTCAACGGGGTATGAGTTCGAGACCTCCTGCTCACCCGATTTCGATCCCGCGTCGATCGGAGACCGTGCCGGGTTTCTTGCCGCATCTTCGGTGAACGGCTCCGATATCCCCACCGGCACCTACGACATTGTCCTCTCTCCTCTTGCCGCAGCCCAGCTCATCTCCGCAGTCCTCGTCCCGGCACTTTCGGGCAGGAACGTCCATGCCGGGCGTTCACGGCTTGCCGGGCTGATCGGGACACCGGTTGCCGACCCTGCAATCTCGGTCTACGATGACCCGCTCCTTCCGGGAAGGCCAGGAAGTACCAGGTGGGATGCCGAGGCCACACCGACCCGGAGGGTACCGTTTATAACGGACGGTACCCTCAGGGAGTTTGCATACGACCTTAAGACCGCGTACCGTCACGGTACGGAAAGCACCGGGAGTGCGGTCCGTTCCGGTTCAGGCGGGCTTCCTGCCATTGGCCATCACAACATGGTGATCGCAGGACCGGAAACCGCCCTGATGGATGAACCCGCCATATTCATCCAGGACGTGGTCGGGGCACACACCGCAAACCCGCTCTCCGGCGACTTCTCGGTTGAACTCACCAATCCTTTCCGGGTGAAGGACGGGACGTTCGAGGCCCCGGTCAGGAAGGCAATGCTCTCCGGGAATGTCTTTGATCTCCTCACCAGCGTCGCCGGTCTTGGCCAGGACCGGCGGAACATCGGGTCACTGGTCCTCCCTTCCATAAGGTTAAACGATCAGCACATCATTGGAGGATAG
- a CDS encoding pro-sigmaK processing inhibitor BofA family protein, giving the protein MSIDLALVLAGVLIAAVLVFIVKDIVKILINSVIGLVILFSVNYFDLMGYVGKPDIEYSLVNLVLCALGGVPGTLIVIIMQLLGYPAS; this is encoded by the coding sequence ATGTCGATCGATCTTGCCCTGGTCCTGGCCGGTGTCCTCATCGCAGCCGTCCTCGTCTTCATCGTCAAAGATATCGTGAAGATCCTTATCAACTCGGTTATCGGGCTTGTTATTCTCTTTTCGGTCAACTACTTTGACCTGATGGGATATGTCGGAAAACCCGATATCGAGTATTCACTGGTGAATCTCGTCCTCTGCGCCCTGGGAGGAGTACCAGGCACCCTCATCGTGATCATCATGCAGCTCCTGGGGTACCCTGCCAGCTGA
- a CDS encoding alpha/beta hydrolase → MHIRYLLPGRETLLLVEGSRSFVLAGTVKNRFSLCLETPTGETCTTLEESDVVAVSAPEGGAIEPAFMLLELVRTFRHPVVVLPRGHPGSLRLRYLISAAPEILLSCGIQRGTHPEQHLLCSSEELAGMILSGGEGFIEIRNVPATATMGLVHPSLRFDRTSPAEIEYP, encoded by the coding sequence ATGCATATCCGCTACCTTCTGCCCGGCCGGGAAACCCTGCTCCTGGTCGAGGGGAGCCGGTCGTTTGTCCTCGCAGGGACCGTCAAAAACCGGTTCTCCCTCTGCCTCGAGACCCCCACCGGAGAGACCTGCACCACCCTGGAAGAAAGCGATGTCGTGGCTGTATCTGCTCCCGAGGGAGGCGCGATTGAACCGGCATTCATGCTGCTTGAGCTGGTGAGAACCTTCCGGCATCCGGTGGTCGTGCTGCCGCGGGGACACCCCGGTTCGTTGAGGCTTCGCTACCTGATCTCCGCTGCTCCGGAAATCCTCCTCTCCTGTGGAATCCAGCGGGGGACCCACCCTGAACAGCACCTCCTCTGTTCTTCCGAAGAGCTGGCCGGGATGATCCTTTCGGGGGGCGAGGGTTTCATCGAGATCCGGAATGTCCCTGCAACCGCTACGATGGGCCTCGTCCACCCGTCCCTGCGATTCGACCGGACCTCCCCCGCCGAAATCGAGTATCCGTGA
- a CDS encoding ATPase — protein MKTDVLRNIKATEEEYKTLISTVMAERKRSVSDADLEADNLVMKAGASAEEYRKMRLAEARQQAEKRHADIVKEGEQRAAELRAKGSKNLNSAVELLVSRFKEKLHAGA, from the coding sequence ATGAAGACTGATGTGTTAAGGAACATCAAAGCAACCGAAGAAGAGTACAAGACATTGATAAGCACGGTTATGGCTGAAAGGAAACGCAGTGTTTCTGATGCAGACCTCGAAGCCGACAACCTTGTGATGAAGGCAGGTGCGAGTGCTGAAGAGTACCGTAAGATGCGGCTTGCAGAGGCACGGCAGCAGGCAGAAAAAAGGCACGCCGATATCGTGAAGGAAGGCGAGCAACGGGCTGCTGAACTCAGGGCAAAAGGCAGTAAGAACCTTAATTCCGCCGTGGAACTGCTTGTTTCGCGGTTTAAGGAGAAGCTGCATGCTGGCGCCTGA